From Anopheles funestus chromosome 3RL, idAnoFuneDA-416_04, whole genome shotgun sequence, a single genomic window includes:
- the LOC125771749 gene encoding probable chitinase 10 produces MYSLAAALFVGIVSVTLAFDEECVGKRNGATFADEYSCSRYRICLGGYVSHGECSSGLYWDNFRRLCLPAMLVSCKAKLPTTVQTTPYEPPTSDGIILDENHHGLPDDFQNEEYNCPSHGVLSIPHRRSCSQYVLCFDGTAVLQRCAPGLHFNAAQSQCTLPNMANCDLQEHVCPEKDDPQKLVFVADRFDCSKYYYCYNGKFHPHSCAPGLHWDPINNWCTTIAESKCQNFTPYKEVNEPTLVPKKVSCMDDQARWVKHPKSERHYYLCYKGKSMLKRCDDGLIWDEATHSCNYQH; encoded by the exons ATGTACTCTCTAGCCGCGGCCTTGTTCGTCGGTATTGTGAGTGTCACGCTGGCATTCGATGAAGAATGCGTCGGTAAACGTAACGGAGCCACTTTTGCCGATGAGTACAGCTGCAGCCGGTACCGCATCTGTCTCGGCGGATATGTGTCGCATGGCGAATGCTCCTCCGGGCTCTACTGGGATAACTTCCGACGACTGTGCCTGCCAGCGATGCTAGTTTCATGCAAAGCAAAACTTCCCACAACCGTTCAAACAACGCCCTACGAGCCGCCGACCAGTGATGGCATTATTCTAGACGAAAATCATCACGGTCTGCCTGATGATTTTCAAAATGAGGAGTATAATTGTCCGTCGCATGGTGTACTGAGCATACCGCACCGACGTAGCTGCTCGCAGTACGTTCTGTGTTTTGACGGTACTGCCGTTCTGCAGCGATGTGCTCCAGGACTACACTTTAATGCGGCTCAAAGCCAGTGCACACTACCCAACATGGCAAACTGCGATTTACAGGAACATGTATGCCCCGAGAAGGACGATCCACAGAAGCTTGTGTTCGTTGCCGATCGCTTCGATTGTTCCaa GTACTACTATTGCTACAATGGAAAGTTCCATCCACACAGTTGTGCTCCGGGACTGCACTGGGATCCAATCAACAACTGGTGCACAACAATCGCTGAATCCAAGTGTCAAAACTTCACTCCCTACAAGGAGGTGAACGAGCCGACGCTTGTGcccaaaaaagttagttgcaTGGACGATCAAGCTCGTTGGGTGAAACATCCAAAGAGTGAACGCCATTACTATCTCTGCTATAAGGGCAAATCCATGCTTAAGCGTTGTGACGATGGTCTCATCTGGGATGAGGCAACACACTCGTGCAACTATCAACACTGA